The genomic DNA ACGGAAAAGCTCGCGGCGCTAAAGGAGTTTGCTTACGGGCTCAGCCACGAGATCAACAACCCGCTGGCCAACATCTCGACTCGCGCGCAGAGTCTCGCCCGCGACGAAAGCTCTCCCGATCGCAAGCGAATGCTCGTGGCGATCGTCAACCAGGCGATGCGTGCGTACGAGATGATCGCCGACGCGATGTTCTTCGCCAATCCGCCACAGCCGAAGATCGCCGGCGCCGGCGTCCCCGAAGACGTCTCGGAATTAGTCCGCCAGATCGTCGCCGAATTCACCGACAGCAGCGCGATCGACGGCATCGCGATCTCCTCGCAGATCGCCCCCGACTGCCAAGCCACGATCGATCGCGGACAGATTGCCGACGCGATCCGTTCCCTGCTGCGAAACGCCTGCGAAGCGATCCACCCTCCCGGCCAGATCGCCGTCGACCTGGTTCACTCCAAAAAAATGCTACGACTAAGGATCACCGACAGCGGTCCGGGATTGAACGAGCGCGAACGACGGCACGCCTTCGATCCATTCTTCAGCGGACGCGAAGCGGGCCGAGGACTTGGCCTCGGCCTCTGCAAAGCCCAACGCGTGATCGAACTAGCCGACGGCCAGATCGCCATCGACAGCAGCCCCACCGGTTGCATCGTCACCGTGCAGATCCCGGCGGCCACGTAGCGAAATCGTGGCTCCGGCGGTGTGACGCAACAAGCAACGTCGATGTTGCGTCACGGCAGTCACTGCACCAGGTTCCGCGACGCTTTTGCTTTCTCCAGGATCTGGGCTTCGTCCAACAACCGCCCCGCAGTCAGCGAATCGGGGAGCTGGATCTTTGCCGGCACCGCAAATTCACCATCAGGGAACGAAACATAAAACTCCCCGGTTTTGAGCCTGGGAAAGTCATTGGCTTGCGAACCTTTTCCCGACATCAGCTCCGTCAAGGTTTGCAACGACGCGGGAGAGTTGGCCCGCCCATAAAAATGCGTTGCACAGTTCCCAACGATTTTGGTGTCGATGTCTTTGGGATGCTGGGTAGCAAAGATAATTCCCAGCTTGTACTTCCGAGCCTGCGCCGCTAACTGCCGCATACTTGCCAGACACGATGAACTTCCCTGACTGGGAACAAAGTCGCGAGCCTCGTCGATCACCACCAGCCCACGCAAATCGCGGCCGCCCGGCGGTGTCGGATTCTTCTTGATCCACGAGAACAAAGTCATCGCCAATTGATTGATGAAGTCGCATTGAGCCGACTTCCCCGGTAATCCGATCAGACTGATGATCGACAGCCGCAACCTCTCGCTGGCTCGTTCGTCGCCAAACAGTACCGCCGGATCGAGTTTCATCCCGCGACTGCCCAACAGAGGATTTTGGACAATTGCAACCTTCAAACTGTCTGCGATCTCCCTCGCCAACTTCTGCTCATTCTGCACCCCTACCGTCGCCCCCGAGGGCAATTCATCGAGCATTTGGGCGTATGCAGGCAGCGAGCAGGTCGTGGCGTGCGCTGCAAAAAACGAAAGGGAACGGGACAGGATCCCCGCCTTGGAACGAGCGCGCTGAGACGACTGCGTTGCCCCAACGATTTCGCGCAGCGAACCCTCGACCATTTTCACCGCTTGATCCAGCTCAGCCGGATCGCTGCGCAGCGCCTTGAAGTCGGGGATCGGCTCCAAACACAGCGGGTTGCCATCCTCGCGCCCAGGTGTCCAAACGACCTGCTCGACGCGCTGTGCGAATTGCGCCGCGGCCTCGGCATCACCAGGCCCCCAGTGTTCCGAAGGCAGATCTCGCCGCTCGTCGAACGTGCACATGTCTTGGGCACAATCGACGATCAGCGAAGGGATCCCTGCCAAAGCCGCTTGT from Rosistilla carotiformis includes the following:
- a CDS encoding sensor histidine kinase is translated as MNQTGLLPSISWNGSRWWLPLSTATANQLAQQFLQPNPDALRALLESDPSLRIWMLLESAASNNAARLTLSNLANQATAALATAFRDSDRQSDSPSDLQSFHPQWCELHRDATAWDSPERWLQVTGPKVPSAWQQAWPRLVDAPNLPKTCPDFGGNKLDLARLLQTTDRASAANAHFDNALNTEKLAALKEFAYGLSHEINNPLANISTRAQSLARDESSPDRKRMLVAIVNQAMRAYEMIADAMFFANPPQPKIAGAGVPEDVSELVRQIVAEFTDSSAIDGIAISSQIAPDCQATIDRGQIADAIRSLLRNACEAIHPPGQIAVDLVHSKKMLRLRITDSGPGLNERERRHAFDPFFSGREAGRGLGLGLCKAQRVIELADGQIAIDSSPTGCIVTVQIPAAT